One genomic segment of Parvularcula marina includes these proteins:
- a CDS encoding ammonium transporter has product MRITRSKLFTALPAVILAGGATAHAQAPAPDTTFIFNTLLFLIMGMVVMFMAAGFCMLEAGSVRAKNTAAICLKNITLYSIAGLMVWLCGYNMIYGIEEGGYVNNLLENNVWSADDSDPLGTGYSAGSDWFFQMVFVATAASIVSGTLAERIRVWPFFIFTAILTGFIYPIQASWEWGAGWLDAKGFSDFAGSTLVHATGGWAALAGAIALGARKGKYDGTVEKHEFYGASMPLATLGVFILWLGWFGFNGGSQLALGSLDDSIAVSDIFIHTNMAAASGVVTVVVLSTLLLGKISLPLALNGAIGGLVSITAEPLMPDPVMDSILLAVIIGAIGGTLVFLVTPLLDALRIDDVVGAIPAHLACGIWGTLVVPLSNKEVSIIAQGTGVLANAGFVFGVSLVLWFFLKFTIGIRSTAEHEDVGLDIAETGAPGINIVKAHYPAE; this is encoded by the coding sequence ATGCGGATAACTCGATCGAAGCTGTTCACCGCCCTGCCTGCGGTGATACTGGCCGGGGGCGCCACTGCGCATGCGCAGGCCCCCGCGCCAGACACAACTTTCATCTTCAACACGCTGCTGTTCCTGATCATGGGGATGGTCGTCATGTTCATGGCGGCAGGCTTCTGCATGCTTGAAGCGGGCTCTGTCCGTGCCAAGAACACGGCTGCAATCTGCCTGAAGAACATCACACTCTATTCCATCGCGGGGCTGATGGTCTGGCTGTGCGGCTACAACATGATCTACGGCATCGAAGAAGGCGGCTACGTCAACAACCTTCTTGAGAACAATGTCTGGTCGGCAGACGATTCTGATCCTCTGGGCACGGGCTATTCGGCGGGGTCCGACTGGTTCTTCCAGATGGTGTTCGTGGCGACCGCCGCGTCGATCGTCTCCGGCACACTGGCCGAGCGGATCCGCGTCTGGCCGTTCTTTATCTTCACGGCAATCCTGACCGGCTTTATCTATCCGATCCAGGCAAGCTGGGAATGGGGTGCCGGCTGGCTCGACGCCAAAGGCTTCTCGGATTTCGCAGGCTCAACTCTTGTTCACGCGACCGGCGGCTGGGCAGCTCTTGCCGGGGCCATCGCATTGGGCGCCCGTAAAGGGAAATATGACGGCACTGTCGAGAAGCACGAATTCTACGGCGCTTCCATGCCGCTTGCCACGCTGGGTGTCTTCATCCTGTGGCTCGGCTGGTTCGGCTTTAACGGCGGTTCGCAGCTCGCGCTCGGCTCGCTTGATGACTCAATCGCAGTCTCGGACATCTTCATCCACACCAATATGGCAGCTGCCTCTGGTGTCGTGACCGTCGTTGTCCTTTCAACGCTGCTTCTGGGCAAGATCAGCCTTCCGCTTGCGCTTAATGGCGCGATCGGCGGCCTTGTCTCTATCACGGCTGAGCCGCTGATGCCGGATCCTGTCATGGACTCAATCCTCCTTGCCGTGATCATTGGCGCCATTGGCGGCACGCTGGTCTTCCTCGTCACCCCGCTGCTTGATGCACTGCGCATCGACGATGTGGTCGGCGCTATTCCAGCTCACCTCGCCTGCGGCATCTGGGGCACGCTGGTCGTGCCGCTGTCGAACAAGGAAGTCTCCATCATCGCACAAGGCACAGGCGTTCTCGCCAATGCGGGCTTCGTCTTCGGGGTTAGCCTTGTTCTGTGGTTCTTCCTCAAATTCACCATCGGCATCAGGTCGACTGCGGAACATGAGGATGTTGGTCTCGACATCGCCGAAACCGGCGCCCCGGGTATCAACATCGTCAAGGCCCACTACCCGGCCGAATAA
- a CDS encoding Ig-like domain-containing protein — MDKKPSDLSFGIFNYGMQSGFNEISFSSPQGFSPTSPVFGLSQIPSPTENMFGLNNPPDANDDSATTDEDSAVTGIDVLANDVDTDFGEVLTVGSFSTAGTIGTVTLSGGLFTYNPNGQFDYLAAGETATDSFTYTVRDRSGLTDTATVTITITGRNDDPTATDDTASTDEDTALTSISLVANDSDPDLIDTLTVSSIDTTGTVGLVVNNGDGTVDYDPNGQFDYLSAGQTVTDSFTYTVSDGNGGTDTATVTITITGVNDDPDALDDTATTDEDSAISVISVLANDSDADAADTLSVVSFDDSGTAGVVTNNGDGTFAYDPNGQFDYLAVGESATDSFTYTVSDGKGGTDTATVTITITGVNDNPVANNDTASTDEDSAIAVISVLPNDSDVDASDSLSVSGFDTTGTAGLVTNNGDGTFAYDPNGQFEYLAVGETATDSFTYTVSDGNGGTDTATVTVTITGVNDDPDAVDDTAMTDEDSAIAVISVLANDSDVDTSDVLSVTGFDTSVTTGLVTNNGDGTFAYDPNGQFDYLAVGETTTDSFTYTVSDGNGGTETATVTITITGVNDDPDAVDDLFLVDEDTIRTGIPVLDNDGDIDASDTISVVSFDTSSTIGLVTMNGDGTFDYDANGQFEYLAPDESAFDSFTYTISDGNGGTDTATVTISVWGANDEPVAVDDAVTTDEDTAAVSISLLGNDFDPDASDVILIESIDTTGTTGLVMETGVDSYTYDPNGQFDYLAAGETATDSFTYTISDGYGGTDTATVTITITGVNDDPDAMDDTASTDEDSSIAVISVLANDTDVDASDVLSISGFDTTGTVGVVTNNGDGTFSYDTNGQFEALNAGEMATDSFTYTVSDGNGGTDTATVTITIIGVNDNTGGMNADPVAGNDMAMTDENSAIAVISVLDNDSDPDMGDVLNVTSFNAAGTLGLVTNNGDGTFAYDPNGQFDYLAVGESATDSFTYTISDGNGGTDTATVTVTITGVNDDPVAAGDTAMTDEDSTLAAISVLGNDSDVDASDTLSVMSFDAASAAGLVSNNGDGSFAYDPNGQFDYLAVGETATDSFTYTVSDGNGGTDTATVTITITGVNDDPDAMDDTATTDEDSSIAVISVLANDSDVDISDVLSVTGLNVTGTIGVVTNNGDGTFSYDTNGQFEYLEAGETATDSFSYTVSDGNGGTDTATVTVTITGVSDVMNTDPVAVADSVSTSQNSAISTIAVLANDTDADMDTLSIASFDTSGTQGIVINNGNGTFAYNPNAAFNYLGVGETATDSFTYTVSDGKGGTDTATVTITVTGINDQPNAVDDMLSTDEETATAVFDVLANDSDIDSTDTISFVGYDDTGMLGVLVSNGDGTFTYDPNGQFDDLESGETATETFTYTVSDGNGGSDTATVTITIIGLGDGSGSTPKDDTLIGTDESEEFSGLDGNDLIYGLGGNDTLDGGDGKDTLIGGGDSDSLVGGRLGDLIYGDRDAPRPDDTAPEGNDYVFGAAGDDTIFGQGGNDTLDGAYGDDEIEGGNGNDSILGDQGEDTLMGGDGEDTIKGGRNDDQISGGSGDDLLIGNNGFDVLRGDAGNDELRGGYGDDDLVGGSGDDLLKGEDRHDLLSGGTGDDTLIGGQGRDTLSGEEDDDDLFGGGGIDLLYGDEGNDTLGGGSANDTLDGGTGNDELDGGDGDDMLFGGDGNDTLIASEGDDTLNGGAGSDTHLFELTVKVVGGAITSITNEAGHSVLESFFSFDGDKIAFHVTFDGATPGGDLEDLLFSEIDNFVAFAGGDFDGDGQADDLNISFFDGGSITLVDNLNVPTLNFQDVTSFDKNSGDAGTIQNVLGSSTVVEFTFEGGASSIEVPAPVTAEIVLPDTAASEAFEDLAPEMGSTPDYAPVFEPEDISILLL, encoded by the coding sequence ATGGACAAGAAGCCATCCGATCTGAGCTTTGGCATTTTCAATTACGGGATGCAGAGCGGTTTTAATGAGATTTCATTCAGCTCTCCGCAGGGCTTCAGCCCCACTTCCCCGGTCTTCGGCCTCTCCCAGATTCCGAGCCCGACCGAGAACATGTTCGGGCTGAACAATCCGCCAGACGCCAACGACGATAGCGCGACGACCGATGAGGATTCGGCCGTCACCGGCATCGATGTCCTCGCCAATGATGTCGATACAGATTTCGGCGAAGTGCTCACCGTCGGCTCCTTCAGCACTGCCGGGACAATCGGCACGGTCACCCTGTCTGGTGGCCTCTTCACCTATAACCCTAATGGCCAGTTCGATTACCTTGCCGCCGGCGAGACCGCGACCGACAGCTTCACCTATACCGTCCGGGACCGGAGCGGCCTGACTGATACCGCCACGGTGACGATCACCATTACTGGCCGCAATGACGATCCGACCGCCACGGATGATACAGCGAGCACGGACGAAGATACCGCCCTCACTTCCATCTCGCTTGTCGCCAATGATTCAGATCCAGACCTGATCGACACGCTCACCGTTTCGAGCATTGATACGACTGGCACAGTCGGCCTCGTCGTCAATAATGGGGACGGCACGGTTGATTATGATCCGAACGGCCAGTTCGATTACCTCTCCGCAGGCCAGACTGTCACGGACAGCTTCACCTATACGGTGAGTGACGGAAATGGCGGCACCGACACGGCAACCGTCACGATCACCATCACGGGCGTCAATGATGACCCGGATGCGCTCGATGATACAGCGACCACGGATGAAGACAGCGCCATTTCGGTGATCTCTGTTCTTGCCAATGACAGCGACGCGGATGCCGCAGATACGCTGAGCGTTGTCAGCTTTGATGACAGCGGCACGGCTGGGGTCGTTACCAATAATGGGGACGGCACTTTTGCTTATGACCCCAATGGCCAGTTCGATTACCTCGCCGTAGGCGAGAGCGCGACGGACAGCTTCACCTATACCGTTAGCGACGGGAAAGGCGGCACCGACACGGCGACCGTCACCATCACGATCACCGGCGTCAATGACAATCCGGTCGCCAACAATGATACTGCGTCTACGGATGAAGACAGCGCAATTGCTGTCATCTCGGTCCTGCCCAATGATAGTGATGTCGATGCGTCAGACAGCTTGAGCGTCTCTGGCTTTGACACGACTGGCACGGCAGGCCTTGTCACCAATAATGGGGACGGCACCTTTGCCTATGATCCGAATGGCCAGTTCGAGTATCTGGCTGTCGGTGAGACCGCGACCGACAGCTTCACCTATACGGTGAGCGACGGAAATGGCGGCACTGACACGGCTACGGTTACCGTCACCATCACCGGCGTGAACGATGATCCCGATGCCGTTGATGATACGGCGATGACGGATGAAGACAGCGCCATTGCCGTCATCTCCGTTCTCGCCAATGATAGCGATGTCGATACGAGTGACGTGCTGAGTGTCACCGGCTTTGATACGAGCGTCACGACCGGCCTTGTCACCAATAATGGCGACGGCACCTTCGCCTATGACCCGAATGGTCAGTTCGATTACCTGGCCGTCGGTGAGACTACCACCGACAGCTTCACCTATACGGTGAGCGACGGGAATGGCGGCACCGAGACCGCGACCGTCACCATCACTATCACCGGCGTCAATGATGATCCGGATGCGGTCGATGACCTCTTCCTCGTCGATGAAGACACGATCCGCACAGGCATCCCCGTTCTCGATAATGACGGCGATATCGATGCCAGCGACACGATCAGCGTCGTCAGCTTTGACACGTCTTCGACCATCGGCCTCGTCACGATGAATGGTGACGGCACATTCGATTATGATGCGAACGGCCAGTTTGAGTATCTTGCGCCGGACGAAAGCGCCTTTGACAGCTTCACCTATACGATCAGTGACGGGAATGGCGGCACCGATACCGCGACCGTCACGATCTCGGTCTGGGGCGCAAATGACGAGCCTGTCGCCGTCGATGATGCGGTCACGACCGATGAGGATACGGCCGCCGTCTCGATCAGCCTTCTCGGCAATGATTTTGATCCTGATGCGTCGGATGTCATCCTGATCGAGAGCATCGATACGACCGGCACGACCGGCCTTGTCATGGAGACCGGCGTCGACAGCTATACCTATGACCCGAATGGCCAGTTCGACTATCTGGCCGCCGGTGAGACCGCGACCGACAGCTTCACCTATACGATCAGTGACGGATATGGCGGCACGGACACCGCGACCGTCACGATCACTATCACCGGGGTCAATGATGACCCCGACGCGATGGATGACACGGCGTCTACGGATGAAGACTCATCCATCGCCGTGATCTCAGTTCTTGCCAATGATACGGATGTCGATGCGTCGGATGTGCTCAGCATATCCGGCTTTGACACGACTGGCACGGTAGGCGTTGTCACCAATAATGGCGACGGCACCTTCTCTTACGACACGAACGGCCAGTTCGAAGCCCTGAATGCCGGTGAGATGGCAACCGATAGCTTCACTTACACCGTTAGTGACGGGAATGGCGGGACCGACACCGCAACCGTCACGATCACCATTATCGGCGTCAACGACAATACGGGCGGCATGAATGCCGATCCGGTCGCCGGAAATGATATGGCGATGACGGATGAAAACAGCGCCATCGCCGTCATCTCCGTTCTCGATAATGACAGCGACCCCGATATGGGCGATGTGCTGAATGTCACGAGCTTCAATGCGGCGGGTACACTGGGCCTAGTCACCAATAATGGTGATGGCACTTTTGCCTATGACCCGAACGGTCAGTTTGATTATCTCGCTGTTGGCGAGAGTGCGACGGACAGTTTCACTTACACGATCAGCGATGGGAATGGCGGCACGGATACGGCCACCGTCACTGTGACCATCACCGGCGTGAATGACGACCCGGTCGCCGCTGGCGACACAGCGATGACCGATGAGGATAGCACGCTCGCCGCCATCTCTGTCCTCGGCAATGACAGTGACGTTGATGCAAGTGATACGCTCAGTGTCATGAGCTTTGATGCAGCCAGCGCGGCGGGGCTTGTTTCCAATAATGGTGACGGCTCCTTCGCCTATGATCCGAATGGCCAGTTCGACTATCTCGCCGTGGGCGAGACGGCGACGGACAGCTTCACCTACACCGTCAGTGACGGGAATGGCGGCACCGATACCGCGACCGTCACGATCACGATTACCGGCGTCAATGATGACCCTGACGCGATGGATGATACAGCGACCACGGATGAAGACTCATCCATCGCTGTCATCTCCGTTCTCGCCAATGACAGTGATGTCGATATCAGCGATGTCCTGAGCGTCACCGGGCTGAATGTCACCGGCACGATCGGCGTCGTCACCAATAACGGCGACGGCACGTTCTCCTATGACACCAATGGCCAGTTCGAATATCTCGAAGCAGGCGAGACAGCGACCGACAGCTTTAGCTATACCGTCAGCGACGGGAATGGCGGCACCGACACAGCGACGGTCACCGTCACGATCACCGGTGTCAGCGATGTGATGAACACCGATCCGGTGGCAGTCGCCGACAGCGTCTCGACCAGCCAGAACAGTGCGATCTCTACCATCGCTGTTCTTGCGAATGATACGGATGCGGACATGGACACCCTGTCCATCGCCAGCTTCGATACGAGCGGCACGCAAGGCATTGTCATCAACAATGGCAATGGCACCTTTGCCTATAATCCGAATGCGGCCTTTAACTATCTGGGTGTAGGCGAGACAGCGACTGACAGCTTCACCTATACGGTGAGTGACGGCAAAGGCGGCACGGATACAGCGACCGTGACGATCACGGTAACAGGCATCAATGACCAGCCGAATGCGGTCGATGACATGCTCTCGACCGACGAGGAGACTGCAACAGCCGTCTTTGATGTGCTCGCCAATGACAGTGATATCGACAGCACCGATACGATCAGTTTTGTCGGGTATGACGACACCGGCATGCTGGGCGTGCTCGTCTCCAATGGCGACGGCACATTCACCTATGATCCGAATGGGCAGTTCGATGACCTGGAGTCAGGCGAGACCGCGACGGAGACCTTCACCTATACCGTCAGTGATGGGAATGGCGGCAGCGACACGGCAACCGTGACCATCACGATTATCGGGCTTGGCGATGGCTCGGGCTCAACGCCGAAGGACGATACCCTGATCGGTACGGATGAATCCGAAGAATTCTCCGGCCTCGACGGCAATGACCTGATTTATGGGCTCGGCGGTAATGACACGCTCGATGGCGGCGATGGCAAGGACACGCTGATCGGCGGTGGAGACTCTGACAGCCTTGTTGGCGGTCGGCTCGGCGACCTTATCTATGGCGACCGCGATGCACCTCGGCCGGACGATACCGCACCCGAAGGCAATGACTACGTCTTTGGCGCAGCTGGCGATGACACGATTTTCGGTCAGGGCGGCAATGACACGCTCGATGGCGCTTACGGCGATGACGAGATCGAAGGCGGTAACGGCAATGACAGCATCCTCGGCGATCAGGGTGAAGACACGCTGATGGGCGGCGACGGCGAAGATACGATCAAGGGTGGCCGGAATGACGACCAGATTTCTGGCGGCAGCGGCGATGACCTGCTCATCGGTAATAACGGCTTTGACGTCCTTCGCGGTGATGCTGGCAATGACGAGCTGCGCGGCGGTTATGGCGACGACGACCTTGTTGGCGGATCAGGCGACGACCTGCTCAAGGGCGAAGACCGTCATGACCTGCTTTCCGGCGGCACAGGCGATGACACGCTGATTGGCGGTCAGGGGCGCGATACGCTGAGCGGTGAAGAGGATGATGACGACCTCTTCGGCGGAGGCGGTATCGACCTTCTGTACGGGGACGAAGGTAATGACACGCTGGGCGGCGGCAGCGCCAATGACACGCTGGATGGCGGCACAGGAAACGATGAGCTCGACGGCGGCGATGGCGATGACATGCTGTTCGGTGGCGACGGCAATGATACGCTGATTGCAAGCGAGGGTGATGACACTCTCAATGGCGGCGCAGGCAGCGACACGCATCTCTTCGAGCTGACCGTCAAGGTGGTCGGCGGTGCGATCACTAGCATCACCAATGAAGCCGGACATAGTGTGCTCGAAAGCTTCTTCTCGTTTGACGGCGATAAGATCGCTTTCCATGTCACCTTTGACGGAGCGACACCGGGCGGCGATCTCGAAGACCTGTTGTTCAGCGAGATCGATAATTTCGTCGCCTTTGCCGGCGGTGACTTTGACGGTGACGGACAGGCTGATGATCTGAATATCAGCTTCTTCGATGGCGGTTCGATCACTCTTGTCGATAATCTGAATGTCCCGACACTGAACTTCCAGGACGTGACGTCATTCGACAAGAACAGCGGCGATGCCGGCACGATCCAGAATGTGCTCGGCTCTTCAACGGTGGTCGAGTTCACTTTCGAGGGCGGGGCATCGAGCATCGAAGTGCCAGCCCCTGTGACGGCGGAAATCGTTCTGCCCGATACGGCCGCGAGCGAAGCCTTCGAGGATCTTGCGCCTGAGATGGGATCGACACCGGATTACGCGCCGGTGTTCGAGCCCGAAGACATCTCTATCCTGCTTCTCTGA
- a CDS encoding CHASE2 domain-containing protein yields the protein MIGGFNLQGIIATFRKRPLLWRTALILSAVSAAFTFHNAPFFRALDNSILNARFSATPQNRDFDSALIAIDTASLQAHPDWPWPRSFYGELLDRLNEAGAKQVAFDIDFSSRGQSDERFAEAIENSSVPVYLATFRQEFQGAPGVIAEISPNPTLKGHARLATTTFPIDEDGIVREMPAYDPFSHGNVPQLALALNEREPFEGLRTINFAHDLRELPVISFVDVLDGADISEYVRGRTVFVGSTALELGDEFAIPRHGLQSGVILNAMAYETIRHHTEKYTAPLWVSVGFVVIGMLFATQSISRRGIRLYTILNLSALAAIFVIGLISQAVFDLVIQTGMSHISQLAMISLMLCAAADDYAAKIFRSHMHVRKHAAILDTMMSSNHDGIVLVNRLGRVESCNEQAAKLLGCECRKMIDQPIEVAAPSLTEADYSDGPALIEMPDADGEMQYVEVSRAEVELPVARSRYEQRREVRFLKLFTMHDLTAQKQAEQAERDAKEMHAQASAAKSTLISTMSHELRTPLNSVCGFADLISQAAFGEHSAPEYTEFGEMIGSSGRQLLGVVNDMLLATQLQSGDQEMRTQTFSLEEASKAALERASTRQAWTSPTVKIEVGETEMSGDYDLTVTALYHLLDNASKFAGKDGTVWIRADDETHALIVEDDGPGPRTDKPEKLTALFEQGDGSRTRSHEGCGLGLFLVDGIFKLQGGRLELGEREGGGFRAEAHLPAEIWKSKSGAVAA from the coding sequence TTGATCGGGGGATTTAATCTGCAGGGCATAATTGCGACATTCCGCAAACGCCCCCTGCTTTGGAGAACGGCGCTGATCCTCAGCGCCGTTTCTGCTGCTTTCACATTCCATAATGCGCCCTTCTTCCGGGCACTGGATAATTCCATCCTCAATGCACGGTTCTCGGCAACGCCGCAAAACCGTGACTTTGATTCAGCATTGATCGCCATCGACACGGCGAGCCTTCAGGCCCATCCAGACTGGCCATGGCCCCGGAGCTTTTATGGTGAATTGCTAGACCGGCTGAATGAAGCCGGCGCAAAACAGGTTGCCTTCGATATCGACTTCAGCTCACGCGGCCAGAGTGATGAACGATTTGCCGAGGCGATCGAGAATTCTTCCGTCCCCGTCTATCTTGCGACCTTCCGTCAGGAATTCCAGGGCGCACCGGGCGTCATCGCCGAGATTTCGCCAAATCCAACCCTGAAGGGTCATGCACGGCTGGCGACGACCACCTTCCCGATCGATGAAGACGGGATTGTGCGCGAGATGCCGGCCTATGACCCCTTCTCTCACGGCAATGTGCCTCAACTTGCGCTCGCACTGAACGAGCGGGAGCCATTCGAGGGCCTGCGGACGATCAATTTCGCACACGACCTTCGTGAACTGCCGGTGATCTCATTCGTCGATGTCCTCGATGGAGCGGATATCTCAGAATATGTGCGTGGCCGGACGGTCTTCGTCGGCTCTACTGCGCTCGAATTAGGAGATGAATTCGCTATCCCGCGGCATGGTCTGCAGAGCGGGGTCATCCTCAATGCGATGGCATATGAGACGATCCGCCATCACACTGAAAAATACACAGCCCCTCTCTGGGTCAGCGTAGGCTTTGTCGTGATCGGGATGCTGTTTGCCACGCAGAGCATCTCAAGACGGGGCATTCGCCTTTATACGATCCTCAACCTCTCGGCGCTGGCGGCGATCTTCGTCATCGGCCTCATTAGCCAGGCTGTGTTTGATCTCGTGATCCAAACAGGCATGAGCCATATCAGCCAGCTGGCCATGATCTCCCTCATGCTTTGTGCGGCTGCGGATGATTATGCTGCCAAGATTTTCCGGTCCCACATGCATGTGCGCAAGCACGCGGCCATTCTCGACACCATGATGTCGAGCAACCATGACGGCATCGTTCTGGTCAACCGACTTGGCCGTGTCGAAAGCTGCAATGAGCAGGCAGCCAAACTGCTAGGCTGCGAGTGCCGCAAGATGATCGATCAGCCGATCGAAGTCGCCGCACCGAGCCTGACCGAGGCTGATTACAGTGACGGCCCTGCCCTGATCGAAATGCCTGATGCAGATGGCGAGATGCAGTATGTCGAGGTATCGCGAGCGGAAGTGGAACTGCCAGTTGCACGCTCGCGCTATGAACAGCGCCGGGAGGTCCGGTTCCTCAAGCTCTTCACGATGCACGACCTGACGGCGCAGAAACAGGCCGAACAGGCCGAACGCGACGCCAAGGAAATGCACGCTCAGGCCTCCGCTGCCAAATCGACCCTGATCAGCACGATGAGCCATGAGCTGCGCACGCCGCTGAACTCCGTCTGCGGATTTGCTGATCTGATTTCACAAGCCGCCTTCGGAGAGCACTCCGCGCCGGAATATACCGAGTTCGGCGAGATGATCGGCTCATCTGGCCGTCAGCTTCTGGGCGTTGTCAACGACATGTTGCTCGCAACCCAGCTTCAGTCTGGCGATCAGGAAATGCGGACACAGACTTTCTCTCTAGAGGAGGCGTCCAAAGCCGCGCTGGAGCGGGCCTCCACACGACAGGCCTGGACGTCACCCACGGTCAAGATCGAGGTCGGCGAGACCGAAATGTCAGGAGATTATGACCTCACCGTTACCGCGCTTTATCACCTGCTCGACAATGCCTCGAAATTCGCCGGCAAGGACGGCACGGTCTGGATCCGCGCGGATGACGAGACCCACGCGCTGATCGTCGAGGATGATGGCCCCGGCCCGCGTACCGACAAACCTGAGAAACTGACCGCCCTCTTCGAGCAGGGTGACGGCTCGCGTACCCGGTCGCATGAAGGCTGCGGGCTCGGGCTCTTCCTCGTCGACGGCATCTTCAAACTGCAGGGCGGCAGGCTCGAGCTTGGCGAGCGCGAAGGCGGCGGCTTCAGGGCCGAAGCGCACCTTCCGGCGGAAATCTGGAAGTCCAAATCCGGTGCTGTTGCGGCCTGA